TGGGGTGCCTTCCCGACGCTGCCCGTCGCAACCGGAGAAGACTGATGTTCGAGACGCTCAAGGAGCAACCCGCCGACAAGATCCTGCAGCTGATGCAGCTGTTCAAGGAGGATCCGCGCGAGAACAAGATCGACCTCGGCGTCGGCGTCTACAAGGACGCCAGCGGCAACACCCCGATCATGCGCGCCGTGAAGGCGGCGGAAAAGCAGCTGTGGGAGGCCGAGCAGACCAAGGCCTATACCGGGCTTGCGGGCGATCCGGCCTATGGCGATGCCATGGTGTCGCTGGTGCTGGGCGATGCGGTCCCGCGGAGCCAGGTCGCGGCGGCGGCGACGCCGGGCGGCACCGGCGCGGTGCGGCAGGCCTTCGACATGATCCGCATGGCGAACCCCGCCGCGCGGGTCTTCGTCAGCGATCCGACATGGCCGAACCACCTGTCGATCCTGAAGCACATGCAGATCGAGACCGTGCCCTACCGCTATTTCGACGACGAGACGCGGGGCGTCGACTTCGACGGCATGATGGCGGACCTCGACGCGGTGAAGTCGGGTGACGTGGTGCTGGTGCATGGCTGCTGCCACAACCCGACGGGCGCCAACCTGAACATGACCCAGTGGAAGGCGCTGGTGGAGCTGCTGCTGGCCAAGGGCGCGGTGCCCATGGTCGACATCGCCTATCAGGGCTTTGGCGACGGGCTTGAGGAAGACGCGCAGGCGGTGCGCCTGATCGCCTCGTCGGTGCCCGAGTGCCTGATCGCGGCTTCCTGCTCGAAGAACTTCGGCATCTACCGCGAGCGCACGGGCCTTCTGATGGCGGTGGCGCAGGACCCGGCGAAGCAGAAGCTGAACCAGGGCACGCTGAATTACCTGAACCGGCAGAACTTTTCGTTCCCGCCTGATCATGGCGCGCGGCTGGTGACCATGGTGCTGACCGACGACGCCCTGCGCGCCGACTGGCAGGCGGAGCTGGAGGAGGTCCGCAACACCATGCTGGGCCTGCGCGAGCAACTGGCGGGCGAGTTGCAGCGGCTGTCGGGCTCCGACCGGTTCGGCTTCATCGCGCAGCACCGGGGCATGTTCTCGCGCATCGGCGCCACGCCCGAGCAGGTGCAGACCATGCGCGACGATTTCGGTGTCTACATGGTGGGCGACTCGCGGATGAACATCGCGGGGCTGAACAAGACGACCGTGCCGATCCTCGCCGAGGCCATCGTCAAGGCAGGCGTCTGACGCCACGGGGGCGGGCAGGCAGGGCCTGCCCCGTCCTTCCTCAAGATCCCGCTGCGGGTCCCTTCAACGGAGTGCCTGACGGCAGGCTGGATGTTCCGGCCCCCCCGCCTGTTCTCCCCCGCCACGCCGGGGGGACCGCAGATCAGGCCGATCCCGAAACAGGGGTGTCTCTCTTTCCGCTCAGCCCTCTGGCGCGCTTTGGGCGGTCCGGGCAGGGCGTCATCGAGCCCGGTCTCTGTGCACGGCCCATCGCCAGAGCCTCTCTCCGAAAATGCCGCCGTCCGTCCCGGACAACCGGCGTTCCCCTCAGCCGCCGTGCCGCGCGCGGCTGTCCTCGGGGGCCTCCGCCCGATCCTCCTTGCCGTAGTCGCGCAGCACATGCGCCACCCGCAGCCGGTATCCGGCGAAGAGCCCGCCGCGTCCGGCCTCCTGCGCCGCGCGGTGCTTTTCCAGCTGGCGCCAGCGGTCGACCGCCGCCTCGTCCTCGAAGAAACTGATCGACAGAAGCTTGTCCGGGTTCGTCAGGCTCTGGAACCGCTCGACCGAGATGAAGCCCTCAACCTGCTCGACCAGCGGCCGCATGGTGGCCGCGATGTCGAGATAGGCCTGCTTCTTTCCCTCTGCCGGGATCACTTCGAAAATGATGGCGATCATGGCTGTCCTCTTCCGTGCTGTCACAGTGCTCCAGCGCCCGTGCCGGCACAGGCTAAGGTCAGGGCCGCGCTTGGCGGCCCCCCTGGCACGGCGTCCTGTGAAATCGCCGGCCTTTGGTGTTTCTCTCGCGGTGAGTGTGAGAATGAAGCGCGAGAGGTCAATGGTCTTGCGAGCGACCTGCAAGAACCGGCGCTTTACCCGACCGACCGGCTGCGTTAACCAGCGGGCGAGGGGATCGGGTGGGGACTGCCGTGGGCGATTTTGCGACCTTGAGCCTTGAGGGCAGCGGGCTGGAGCGGCAACCGCGGGTTCCCCCGGACAAACGCGCCAAGGGCTACGCGGACCGCTTCGACGCCACGACGCTGTGGCTGGACGCGGTCTGGACGGGGCAGGAGGTGGTTCTTGTCTGCCCGCGGCTCAACAACCTGTGGTTCACGGTGACCTGCGCCGCCTTTGCGCTGGACGGCAGGCCCGTACGCGCCCGCCTGCGGCGCTATTACCGCCATACGCTGATCTCGCTGAAGGCCCCGGTCCGGCCAGACAGGGTTTCCGTCCGGATCGGCGACTGGGTCGGAGAGACCGGGGTTCACGGGCCGCAGACCGCCGGTTTCGCGGGCCTCAACGTGCTGATGACCCTGTCCAAGGACAACGATCCCGCGTGGATCGAGGACTGGGCGCGGTTCCATGTGCGCCACCACGGGGCTCAGGCCTGCCTTTTCGTCGACAACGGGTCGGCGGAACACGGACCCGAGGCAATCCGCCCGGCGCTGGAGCGCGCGGGCCTTTCGCGGTCGGTGATCCTCTCGGCCCCGCTGCGCTACGGACCGCGTGGCAAGCCGCCCTTCGTCAATGCCGAACTGTTCCTGCAGACCGGGGTGATGAACGTGCTGCGCCTGCGCTTCCTGAAGCAGGCGCGGGCGGTGCTGAACTGCGACATCGACGAACTGGTGATGACCCCGGGCCGGACGGTCTTTGACCTCGCCGCCGGATCGGCGCGCGGTTTCGTGCAGTTCCCGGGCCGCTGGGTGCACCCGGCGCCGGGGTCGGAGGGATGGTCATGGCACGCGCGCCACACCTATGCCGACAGCCCGGCGCGACCCTGCCCGCCGAAATGGTGCATCGTGCCGGACGGTCCGCTGGGGCGGTTTCAGTGGCGCCCGCATGAACTGGAAGGGCTGCCGCTTCAGCGGCGGTTCCGTGCCGAAAGCGCATGGTTCTATCACTGCCGGACCATCACCAACGGGTGGAAGTCGCAGAGCCGCACCGGGGTCAACGACAACACGGTGCCGGACGAGGTTCTGGTCGCCGCGCTCGATGCGGCAGATTTGCCGCGCCGGACGGGTTGAAAACGCGGGCTCCGGGCGCCAGATTCCCGATGGTCCGCCCGATCCGGGCCCCATGATCCTTGTGCCCGGCCAGCAGGTCGCGCGCCGCCGCTCGGCGGCAGGGCAGCGATCCGGGGCCGGGAGGGGATCGGCATCATGATGCAACACAAGGAGAGCCCTCGAATGGCCAGCCCTGCAATGGTCCTGTTCGCCCCGTCGATCGCGCTGTGGATCGGCGCGCAGTCATGGCGGCGCAAGCGTCTGAAACGCGCGGCCGGGGATCTTCCGACGAAGCTGCGGCGCCTTCTGGGGCCAGATCCGGATTATCTGCCGCCCGAGGGGGGCGCCGCATCGCCAGAGATGGCGGATTACGCGAAACTGCACCGCAAGACCGGGCGCGTGGCCAATGTGGTCGGCCTGCTGGCCTGCCTCTGGCTGCTTTTTGTCGCCTATCTCGCCCTGCGGGGCCATACCCTGCCCTGACGGCAGGGGTATAAATCGCTGGGCGCGCGTCCCGTCTCTGGGCGGCGCAGGGGGTCCTTTTGGCTGGCGCCGTGACGGCTTTGCGTGGCAAGGATCGGTTTCCGGATCGCAAGATGCGCCCCCTCCGTTGAGAATCCACAGCGCAGGTGTTATATCTGGGTCACACCCGGCGCCGGGGTGTGGCACGGCGCGAGCAATATAGGAGGACTATGTCCTGTCTGCGACGGCATATGCGGCGGAAGCCGCAGCACAAGGTGCGGCGATGGGTGCCGTGACTTCCAGCAAACCTGGCGGCGAAGCCCTTCTTGCCAGGGTTCTCTCCATACTCTCCGACAACAAGGCCGAGGATATCGTGCAGATCGACCTGCGCGGAAAATCCTCCGTCTGCGATCACATGGTGATCTGCTCCGGTCGCTCGTCGCGGCAGGTCAGCGCGCTGGCGGAGAAGCTGGCCGATACGCTCAAGGCGGAGTTCGGCATCCTCAGCCAGACCGAGGGCCGTGACACCGGCGATTGGGTGCTGATCGACGCGGGCGACGTGGTCGTCCATGTCTTCCGCCCCGAAGTGCGCGAGTTCTACCAGCTGGAAAAGATGTGGCAGCCCGTGGGGGCCGCGACCGGGGCCTGACGACGGGTCATGCGGGTGCATCTTTGCGTTGTGGGCCGGCTGAAGGCCGGTCCCGAACACGCGCTTGTTTCAGATTACATCAAGCGATTCGACCGCAGCGGGCGGGCCATGGGGCTGGGCCCGCTGACGGTCCATGAAGTCGACGACCGCAAGGGTGGTGGCATGGCCGGGGAAGCCGTGCTGCTGCGGCGCGCCCTGCCGTCCTGCGCGCGGCTTTGCGTGATGGACGAACGCGGGCGGGTGATGGGCTCCCCGGCCTTCGCAGAAAGGCTGGCGGGCTGGCGCGATACCGGGACGCAGGATCTGGCCTTTGTGATTGGCGGCGCGGACGGGATCGACCCGGCCCTGCGCGCCGAGGCGGATTTCGCGCTGAGCTTCGGAGAGATGGTCTGGCCGCATATGCTGGTGCGGGTGATGCTGACCGAACAGCTGTATCGCGCCGCGTCGATCCTCGCCGGGGCGCCTTACCACCGGGCGTGATGGCCTGCGGCGGCGGGGCTGGGGGCTCTGCCCCCGGCCTGCGGCCTCCCCCGAGGTGTTTTCAGACCAGAGAAGGGCGGGTCAGCTGTAGGCGATCCAGAGCAGGACCGCGCCCAGGATGATCCGGTAGATCACGTAGGGCGTGAAGCTGACCGACCGCAGCAGGCGCATCATCAGCGCCAGCGCGCCAAGGGCTGCGACAAAGGCAAAGGCGGCGGCGATCGCGCCGTCTCGGGCGGCGGCGGCATCGGCGGTGGTGGCGACTTCAAGCCCCAGCAGGGTGCCCGAGGCGATGATCGTCGGGATCGACATCAGCATTGCCAGCTTGGCGGCATCCTGCCGCGTGTAACCCAGCCGTCGCGCTGCCGTGATGGTGATGCCCGACCGCGAGGTGCCCGGGATCAGCGCCACCGCCTGCCACAGGCCCATGATGATCGCGTCCCGCAGGTTCCAGTCCGTATCGGTCCTGACCGTGGGGCTGCGGGTGTCGGCCCACCACAGCACCAGCCCGAAGCCCAGCATCGCCCAGCCGATCACCGCGACCGAGCGCAGGGCGTCGTCCAGCCCGGTGAGCTTCAGGGCCAGGCCCGCGAGGATCACCGGGATGGTGGCCATCAGCAGCAGGAAGGCCAGCTCGGCGCCCGCCGTGTCGCGGCGCCCGGTCAGCAGGCGCAGCGCGCCCGAGGCGGCCATCGCCACATCACGGCGGAAGTAGAGGATCACCGCGAAAAGCGTGCCGACGTGCACCGCAACGTCGATCACCTGCCCCTGATCCTGCATGCCGGTCAGTGAGGGCAGGAGAATCAGGTGCCCCGAGGAGGAAACCGGCAGGAACTCCGTAACGCCCTGGATGAGCGCGAGAATCAGAAGTTGAGTGAGGGGCATTGAGGCCATCCGGGTGAGATTTACATGCCGGGTATAACCCCATGTTACGGAAAGGAAAGAATCGAATTAGGTAAGCAACCGGACCTATTTATCGACTACCGAAGCGCCCTCGATGCTTTCAAGGTGCAGGATTTCGACATATAGGTCAGCAATTATGACTTTTAATCCGGTTGCGGCTTCTGTATCAGGTGCGGGAGCTCTGACGCACCCATTTCTGGAAGAGGCACGTACTATGGCAAAGCAGCCGATGCTTAAGTTTGTCACGACCCAGCGGGAAATGCCCGCAAAGCGCGAGGCTGATGTCCGGAATCGGGACTTTGCCGAAATTTACGCCGAATATGCCGACCAGAAGGCCAAGGAGCAGGCATCGCGGTGTTCGCAATGCGGCGTTCCCTACTGCCAGAGCCACTGCCCCCTGCACAACAACATCCCCGACTGGCTGAACCTGACCGCCACGGGCCGCCTGCAGGAGGCCTATGAGATCAGCCAGGCCACCAATACCTTCCCCGAGATCTGCGGCCGCATCTGCCCGCAGGACCGCCTGTGCGAAGGCAATTGCGTGATCGAGCAGTCGGGCCATGGCACCGTGACCATCGGCTCTGTCGAGAAATACATCACCGATACGGCCTGGGAAGAAGGCTGGGTGAAGCCAGCCGCCCCCGAGGTGGAGCGCAAGGAAAGCGTCGGCATCATCGGCGCCGGGCCGGGCGGTCTGGCCGCCGCCGACATGCTCCGCCGCGCCGGGGTGCAGGTGACGGTCTACGACCGCTACGACCGCTCGGGCGGGTTGCTGACCTACGGCATTCCCGGCTTCAAGCTGGAGAAAGAGGTGGTCATGCGCCGCAACAAGCAGCTTGAGGCGGGCGGCGTGCGCTTCGTCATGAACTGCAGCGTGGGCGAGGACATGTCTTTCGAGGAGATCCGCGCGCAGCATGACGCGGTCATCATCGCCACCGGCGTCTACAAGAGCCGCGATCTGGGCGGGCCCGGCGCGGGCGCCAAGGGTATCGTCAAGGCCATCGACTACCTGACCGCCTCGAACCGGGTCGCCAATTTCGGCGATACCGTGGCCGAGTACGACAGCGGCGAGCTGAACGCCAAGGGCAAGAAGGTCGTGGTGATCGGCGGCGGCGATACGGCGATGGACTGCGTGCGCACCGCGATCCGGCAGGGCGCCGAAAGCGTCAAATGCCTGTATCGCCGCGACCGGGCGAATATGCCGGGATCGCAGCGCGAGGTGCAGAACGCCGAGGAAGAGGGTGTACAGTTCGAGTGGCTGACCGCCCCGGCGGGTTTCAAGTCCGGCGAGGCTGACGCCGTGGACTCGGTGATCGTGCAGAAGATGCGCCTTGGCGCGCCCGATGCCAGCGGACGCCAGTCGCCGGAGGTGATCGAGGGGTCGGATTACGACGAGCCCGCCGACCTGGTGATCAAGGCGCTGGGGTTCGAACCCGAAGAACTGCCGACGCTCTGGGGCTGCCCCGAGCTGGAAGTGACCCGTTGGGGCACCGTGAAGGCTCAGTTCACCAGCGGGCGCACCGCGCTGGAGGGCGTCTACGCGGTGGGTGATATCGTACGCGGCGCATCCCTGGTGGTCTGGGCGATCCGCGACGGGCGTGACTGCGCCGAGGCGATCCTTGGCGATCTGAACAGCCGGGCCGCGGCCATCGCGGCCGAGTGACGCCATGGCCGGTCACGGCGCGGCGGTCTGCGTGCAGGCGATCCGCGCCGGGCTTTGCCGGTGGAACGGATGACGAAACAGGGATCGACCGGGTCGGCGGTGCCGGCCTCTGGAGGGCTTAAGGGTGAGAACGGGGAATGCCATCGCGGGACTGACGGGCGGTCTGATGATCGCCGCGATGACCTGTGGCGCGACGGCACCCGCGCTGGCCGGGGCGCTTTTCGAGCCGCCCGCGGGCTGCGCGGTCTACCTGACCACGCAGAACCGGGGTTGCCGGGTGGTGAACCACTACAGCTGCCCCGCCGTGCACCCGGATCACCGCTGGAGCCATCGCTTCGTCCCCGGTTCCGGCGCATGGGTCAGCCGCATCGACGGCGATGCGCAGTGGGTCGAAAGCGGCCCCGAGGCAGAGCCGGACTGGATGCGCACCCAGTGGCCTGTCGAGGATGCCGGAAGTGTCAGCGAGTTGATCGAGACCGGGGTGGACGCCTACGATTTCATCCAGCGCAGCCGCAGCGGGATCACCGAGCGGGTGAGCGGTTTCGACAAGGTGATCGGTGAGGTCGTGGTGGATGGCGAGCCGCTCTTGCGGACGCAGTTCGAGGCGACCTATCGCGACGTGAACGGCACCGTGACGCGGCAGGTGCAGGGCGAGGAATATGTCTCGGTGAAGCACCGGCGCTTCTTTGGTAACATGCTGATCGAGATGGTGGATGGACGCGAGATCGCGCGGCACAGCCGCGGGCCGGTAGACTTCGTCTATCCGGGGGAAGAGGGGTTCCGCTCTCTCGATCCGCAGTATGATTGCGATGTGATCAGCGGGATGCCGAATGGCGCGTTCGTGGCGGGTGTCGGACCGGGGGCCAGCCCGTCGCCATTGTCGCTCGGACCAATGGCGCACCAATGGCAACCCCCCGGGATATTTTCGGACAGAAGAAACATGGGCGCGCGCGTGATCGGGGGGCGGTCGTGATGGTGCGGTCGGGTCGGTGTCTTTGCGGCTCGGTCTTTTTCGAGGCAGCGGAGACGGGTGGTTTCGGTGTCTGCCATTGCGCGCAGTGTCGGCGCTGGCTGGGCTCTGCCATGTTCGCCATCACGGTGCCCGAGCCGGCGATGCGCGTTGCGGGGGTGGAGAACATCCGCAGCCTCCGATCGTCGGACTGGGCGTCGCGGAGTTTCTGCGGGAAGTGCGGCTCGGCGCTGTGGTATCGCTACGACAAGGGTGTCGACGGTGCGGGCGATTATGAGGTGGCGGTCGGGCTGTTGGACGACGCCGGGGGGCTGGTGCTGGAACGCGAGATCTTCGCGGATCAGAAGCCGGAGTGCTGGTCGCTTGCGGGCGACCACCCGAAGCTGAGCCGGGCCGAGACGCTGGCGCTTTACGGGGGTGGGGCATGAGTGTGGCAAGGGGGCATTGCCTTTGCGGCGCGGTGACGGTGCAGGTCACGGACCTGCCGGACGAGCTGTCGGCCTGTCATTGCGCCTTGTGCACCCGCTGGGGCGGGGGCGTGCAGATGGGCATCGAGGTGCCGCTGTCGGCGCTGACCGTCGCGGGCCCGGTCAAGCGGCATCGCTCGTCCGAACTTGCGGACCGGGCGTGGTGCGACACCTGCGGGTCCTCGCTGTTTCTGGCGGGGCACGGAGAGGATGTGGTCTGGCTGAGCCCGGGCCTTTTTGAAAACGCCGGAGGGGCGGAACTGGTCAGCGTGGTCTACGCCGACCGCCACCCGGACGGCTTCTGGCTGGAAGGGGCGCGCGTCGAGCGCGTCTCGCAACAAGACTACGAAGCGGACAATCCGCATCTGAACGAGGAGTGCTGAGCCATGACCAAGTACGATCAAGACTGGGTTCGCCGCGAGGAAGCCAAGCGCAAGTGGATGTCCGAGAACGGCATGTACCACGAGAGCGAAGAGCATTCGTCCTGCGGCGTGGGGCTTGTGGTGTCGCTGGACGGCTCGCCGTCGCGGCGTGTGGTCGAGGCGGGGATCACCGCGCTGAAGGCGATCTGGCACCGTGGTGCGGTCGATGCGGACGGCAAGACCGGTGACGGCGCGGGCATTCACGTGCAGATCCCGGTGCCCTTCTTCTACGACCAGATCCAGCGCACCGGTCACCACCCGCGTCAGGACGAGCTGATCGCCGTGGGGCAGGTGTTCCTGCCGCGCACGGATTTCGGCGCGCAGGAGGCCTGCCGGACCATCGTCGAGACCGAAGTGCTGCGGATGGGCTATTACATCTATGGCTGGCGCCATGTGCCGGTCGATGTGTCCTGCCTTGGCGAAAAGGCCAATGCGACGCGGCCCGAGATCGAGCAGATCCTGATTTCGAACGCCAAGGGCGTGGACGAAGAGACCTTCGAGCGTGAGCTTTACGTGATCCGGCGCCGGATCGAGAAGGCGGCGGCGGCGGCGGGCATCGCCGGGGCGGGCGGGCTGTATATTGCCTCGCTGTCCTGCCGGTCGATCATCTACAAGGGCATGATGCTGGCCGAGCAGGTGGCGGAGTTCTATCCCGACCTGCAGGACGAGCGCTTCGAGTCCGCCTTCGCGATCTATCACCAGCGCTATTCCACCAACACCTTCCCGCAGTGGTGGCTGGCGCAGCCCTTCCGCATGCTCGCCCACAATGGCGAGATCAACACGCTGAAGGGCAACCTGAACTGGATGAAGAGCCACGAGATCCGCATGGCCTCGTCCGCCTTCGGCGAGATGGCCGAGGACATCAAGCCGATCATCGCCAACGGGGCGTCGGATTCGGCGGCCCTGGACGGGGTGTTCGAGGTGCTGGTGCGCGCCGGACGCTCGGCGCCCATGGCCAAGACCATGCTGGTGCCCGAGTCCTGGTCGAAGCAGGCGGTGGAACTGCCCGAGTCGTGGCGCGACATGTATTCCTACTGCAATTCGGTGATGGAGCCGTGGGACGGCCCCGCCGCCCTTGCCATGACCGATGGCCGCTGGGTCTGCGGCGGGCTGGACCGCAACGGCTTGCGTCCCATGCGCTATGTCGTGACCGGTGACGGGCTGCTGATCGCCGGGTCCGAGGTGGGCATGGTTCCCACCGACGAGGCCACGGCGCGCGAAAAGGGCGCGCTTGGGCCGGGCCAGATGATCGCCGTCGACATGAAAGAGGGCAAGCTTTACCGCGACGTCGAGATCAAGGACAAGCTGGCCGCTGCGCAGCCCTTCGGCGAGTGGGTCGGCAAGATCACCGAGCTGGACGAGACGCTGAACGCGGTCACCGAGAGTGCCAAGTTCGAGGGCGCGGAACTGCGCCGCCGCCAGATCGCCGCAGGCTACACCATCGAAGAGCTCGAGCAGACGCTGTCGCCCATGGCCGAGGACGGCAAAGAGGCGCTGGCCTCGATGGGGGACGACACGCCCTCTGCGGTGCTGTCGAAGAAGTATCGCCCGCTGTCGCATTTCTTTCGGCAGAACTTCAGCCAGGTGACGAACCCGCCCATCGACAGCCTGCGCGAATTCCGGGTGATGTCGCTGAAGACGCGTTTCGGCAACCTCAAGAACGTGCTGGATGAATCGAGCGCCCAGACCGAGATCCTCGTGCTGGACACGCCCTTCGTGGGCAATGCCCAGTTCGAGGCGCTGAAGGGGCAGTTCAACGCGCCCTGCGTCGAGATCGACTGTACTTTCACCGCCGGCAAGGATGCGCTGCGCGAGGGTCTGGCCCGCATCCGGGCCGAGGCCGAGGATGCCGTGCGCTCGGGCGCCGGGCACCTGATCCTGACCGATGAGCATTGCGATGCGGACAAGGTCGCGATGCCGATGATCCTCGCGACCAGCGCGGTGCACAGCTACCTGACCCGCAAAGGCCTGCGGACCTTCTGCTCGATCAACGTGCGCTCGGCGGAATGCATCGATCCGCATTACTTCGCCGTCCTGATCGCGGCGGGGGCGACCATCGTGAACCCCTACCTCGCCGAGGACAGCCTTGCGGACCGCATCAAGCGCGGCCTGCTGGATATGACCCTGACCGAGGCAGTCGCCGCCTACCGCGAGGCCATCGACGCGGGCATGCTGAAGATCATGTCCAAGATGGGGATCTCGGTCATCTCCTCCTATCGCGGCGGTCTGAACTTCGAGGCCGTGGGCCTCAGCCGTGCGATGGTGGCGGAGTACTTCCCCGGCATGATCTCCCGCATCTCGGGGATCGGCGTGAAGGGTATCCAGAAGAAGGCCGAGGAGATCCACGCGCTGGGTTTCCGTGGTGGACGCGACGTGCTGCCCATCGGCGGCTTCTACAAGTCGCGCAAGTCGGGTGAAACCCACGCTTGGGGTGCGCAGACCATGCACCTGATGCAGGCCGCTTGCGACCGTGCCTCTTACGAGATGTGGAAGCAGTATTCCAATGCCATGCAGGCCAACCCGCCGATCCACCTGCGGGACCTTCTGGACGTGAAGCCACTGGGCAAGCCGGTGCCGCTGGAAGAGGTTGAGAGCATCACCGCGATCCGCAAGCGTTTTGTGACGCCGGGCATGTCGCTGGGCGCACTGTCGCCCGAGGCGCACAAGACGCTGAACGTCGCGATGAACCGGATCGGCGCCAAGTCGGATTCCGGTGAGGGCGGCGAGGATCCGGCGCACTTCGTGCCGGAACCCAACGGCGACAACCCCTCTGCGAAGATCAAGCAGGTGGCCTCGGGCCGCTTCGGTGTCACCGCCGAGTACCTGAACCACTGCGAAGAGCTTGAAATCAAGGTCGCGCAGGGGGCGAAGCCCGGCGAGGGCGGCCAGCTTCCGGGGATGAAGGTCACGGACCTGATCGCGCGTCTGCGGCATTCGACCAAGGGCGTGACGCTGATCTCGCCGCCGCCGCACCACGACATCTACTCGATCGAGGACCTTGCGCAGCTGATCTACGACCTCAAGCAGATCAACCCGCGCTGCAAGGTGACGGTGAAGCTGGTGGCCTCTTCGGGCGTCGGCACCATCGCGGCGGGTGTGGCCAAGGCCGAGGCCGACGTGATCCTGATCTCGGGTCACAACGGCGGCACGGGCGCGTCGCCGGGCACCTCGATCAAGTTCGCGGG
This region of Ponticoccus alexandrii genomic DNA includes:
- the gltB gene encoding glutamate synthase large subunit yields the protein MTKYDQDWVRREEAKRKWMSENGMYHESEEHSSCGVGLVVSLDGSPSRRVVEAGITALKAIWHRGAVDADGKTGDGAGIHVQIPVPFFYDQIQRTGHHPRQDELIAVGQVFLPRTDFGAQEACRTIVETEVLRMGYYIYGWRHVPVDVSCLGEKANATRPEIEQILISNAKGVDEETFERELYVIRRRIEKAAAAAGIAGAGGLYIASLSCRSIIYKGMMLAEQVAEFYPDLQDERFESAFAIYHQRYSTNTFPQWWLAQPFRMLAHNGEINTLKGNLNWMKSHEIRMASSAFGEMAEDIKPIIANGASDSAALDGVFEVLVRAGRSAPMAKTMLVPESWSKQAVELPESWRDMYSYCNSVMEPWDGPAALAMTDGRWVCGGLDRNGLRPMRYVVTGDGLLIAGSEVGMVPTDEATAREKGALGPGQMIAVDMKEGKLYRDVEIKDKLAAAQPFGEWVGKITELDETLNAVTESAKFEGAELRRRQIAAGYTIEELEQTLSPMAEDGKEALASMGDDTPSAVLSKKYRPLSHFFRQNFSQVTNPPIDSLREFRVMSLKTRFGNLKNVLDESSAQTEILVLDTPFVGNAQFEALKGQFNAPCVEIDCTFTAGKDALREGLARIRAEAEDAVRSGAGHLILTDEHCDADKVAMPMILATSAVHSYLTRKGLRTFCSINVRSAECIDPHYFAVLIAAGATIVNPYLAEDSLADRIKRGLLDMTLTEAVAAYREAIDAGMLKIMSKMGISVISSYRGGLNFEAVGLSRAMVAEYFPGMISRISGIGVKGIQKKAEEIHALGFRGGRDVLPIGGFYKSRKSGETHAWGAQTMHLMQAACDRASYEMWKQYSNAMQANPPIHLRDLLDVKPLGKPVPLEEVESITAIRKRFVTPGMSLGALSPEAHKTLNVAMNRIGAKSDSGEGGEDPAHFVPEPNGDNPSAKIKQVASGRFGVTAEYLNHCEELEIKVAQGAKPGEGGQLPGMKVTDLIARLRHSTKGVTLISPPPHHDIYSIEDLAQLIYDLKQINPRCKVTVKLVASSGVGTIAAGVAKAEADVILISGHNGGTGASPGTSIKFAGLPWEMGLTEAHQVLAMNNLRSRVTLRTDGGLRTGRDIVMAAMMGAEEYGIGTAALIAMGCIMVRQCQSNTCPVGVCTQDEALRGKFTGNADKVVNLITFYAQEVREILASIGARSLDEVIGRADLLSQVSRGAEHLDDLDLNPLLIRVDGSDDIVYDRNKPRNPVRDTLDAEIVRDAARFLEDGEKMQLSYAVMNTHRTVGTRVSSHIVSKFGMRNALQPDHLHIKLSGSAGQSLGAFAAPGLKLEVSGDANDYVGKGLSGGTVVVRPPLVSPLVAAENTIIGNTVLYGATDGYLFAAGRAGERFAVRNSGAKVVVEGCGSNGCEYMTGGVAVILGGIGANFGAGMTGGMAYLYDPEGKAQDMMNMESLVTCPVTVSAWEDELKALIERHVEETRSRKAQDILQHWDLEKANFVQVCPKEMLNKIPHPLGIEDQIAVPAE